One window from the genome of Actinoplanes teichomyceticus ATCC 31121 encodes:
- a CDS encoding DMT family transporter, with amino-acid sequence MPYLLLALAIGAELLATSMMKATDGFTRLWPTVACLAGYAVSFTALSHAIKGGIQVGVAYAIWSAVGTAAIVVIGAIFLDEPLTLVKLGAIVLIIAGVVILNLTGAQAH; translated from the coding sequence GTGCCCTACCTCCTCCTCGCGCTCGCCATCGGCGCCGAGCTCTTGGCGACCAGCATGATGAAGGCCACCGACGGGTTCACCCGGCTCTGGCCCACCGTCGCCTGCCTCGCCGGCTACGCCGTCTCGTTCACCGCGCTGTCGCACGCGATCAAGGGCGGCATCCAGGTCGGCGTGGCCTACGCCATCTGGTCCGCGGTCGGCACCGCGGCGATCGTGGTGATCGGCGCGATCTTCCTCGACGAGCCGCTCACCCTGGTCAAGCTGGGCGCGATCGTGCTGATCATCGCCGGTGTCGTGATCCTCAACCTGACCGGCGCGCAGGCACATTGA
- the narH gene encoding nitrate reductase subunit beta encodes MRIRAQMAMVMNLDKCIGCHTCSVTCKQTWTNREGTEYVWFNNVETKPGIGYPKHYEDQERWKGGWKLDRKGRLTLRSGGRLARLGHIFANPDLPSIDDYYEPATFDKDILVSAPAGLTDTPVKRPYSQLTGEPMAVTWGANWEDSLGGSSMTEDPNLARMPAEAVEKVKFEFEKTFMFHLPRICEHCLNPACVSACPSGAMYKREEDGIVLVDQHRCRGWRMCVSACPYKKVYVNHATGKAEKCTFCFPRLEAGQPTICSETCVGRLRYLGLLWYDEDAVLAAASVADEADLLDAQRSVFLDPTDPAVQQAARDAGMPQDWIEAAANSPVWKLIGEYRIALPLHPEYRTLPMVWYVPPLSPVLDAAGAAGRDDTDADDIFHTIRDLRIPVEYLAELFTAGDTEVAAGVLMKLAAMRSYMRARTLDGTVAQELLDGIGMTAEQVEAMYRLLAVAKYDERYVVPVAHTKDAAALEAQATAHNDCSLDCSGGPGMSNEQTVEAFHLTQPGTGLFRRDDGRRGLTINPLRGRS; translated from the coding sequence ATGCGGATCCGCGCGCAGATGGCGATGGTGATGAACCTCGACAAGTGCATCGGCTGCCACACCTGCTCGGTCACCTGCAAGCAGACCTGGACCAACCGGGAGGGCACCGAGTACGTCTGGTTCAACAACGTCGAGACCAAGCCGGGCATCGGCTACCCGAAGCACTACGAGGACCAGGAGCGCTGGAAGGGCGGCTGGAAGCTGGACCGCAAGGGCCGGCTCACGCTGCGCTCCGGCGGCCGGCTGGCCCGTCTCGGGCACATCTTCGCCAACCCCGACCTGCCGTCCATCGACGACTACTACGAACCGGCCACCTTCGACAAGGACATCCTGGTCAGCGCGCCGGCCGGGCTCACCGACACCCCGGTGAAGCGGCCGTACTCCCAGCTGACCGGCGAGCCGATGGCGGTGACGTGGGGCGCGAACTGGGAGGACAGCTTGGGCGGGTCGTCCATGACGGAGGATCCCAACCTGGCACGGATGCCCGCCGAGGCGGTCGAGAAGGTCAAGTTCGAGTTCGAGAAGACCTTCATGTTCCACCTGCCGAGGATCTGCGAGCACTGCCTCAACCCGGCCTGCGTCTCGGCGTGCCCGTCCGGCGCGATGTACAAGCGCGAGGAGGACGGCATCGTCCTGGTCGACCAGCACCGCTGCCGCGGCTGGCGGATGTGCGTGTCGGCCTGTCCGTACAAGAAGGTCTACGTCAACCACGCCACCGGCAAGGCGGAGAAGTGCACCTTCTGCTTCCCGCGCCTGGAGGCGGGGCAGCCGACGATCTGCTCGGAGACGTGCGTCGGCCGGCTGCGCTACCTGGGCCTGCTCTGGTACGACGAGGACGCGGTGCTGGCCGCGGCCTCGGTGGCCGACGAGGCCGACCTGCTCGACGCGCAGCGCTCGGTGTTCCTCGACCCGACCGACCCCGCGGTGCAGCAGGCCGCCCGGGACGCCGGGATGCCGCAGGACTGGATCGAGGCGGCCGCGAACTCGCCGGTGTGGAAGCTGATCGGGGAGTACCGGATCGCGCTGCCGCTGCACCCGGAGTACCGCACGCTGCCGATGGTCTGGTACGTGCCGCCGCTGTCGCCGGTGCTGGACGCGGCGGGCGCCGCGGGACGCGACGACACCGACGCGGACGACATCTTCCACACCATCCGTGATCTGCGGATCCCGGTCGAGTACCTGGCCGAGCTGTTCACCGCCGGCGACACCGAGGTGGCGGCCGGGGTGCTGATGAAGCTCGCGGCGATGCGGTCGTACATGCGGGCCCGGACGTTGGACGGCACGGTCGCCCAGGAGCTGCTGGACGGCATCGGGATGACCGCCGAGCAGGTGGAGGCCATGTACCGCCTGCTGGCCGTCGCCAAGTACGACGAGCGCTACGTCGTCCCGGTCGCGCACACCAAGGACGCGGCCGCGCTGGAGGCGCAGGCCACCGCGCACAACGACTGCTCGCTGGACTGCTCGGGCGGACCGGGCATGAGCAACGAGCAGACCGTCGAGGCGTTCCACCTGACGCAACCGGGCACCGGCCTGTTCCGCCGCGACGACGGCCGCCGCGGCCTCACCATCAACCCGCTGCGAGGCCGGTCATGA
- a CDS encoding GNAT family N-acetyltransferase yields the protein MPEIRSYRPADLAAVYDICVRTADAGGDARGRYSTDDLMGDLFAGPYVHLEPRFAFVLDDGGDAVGYVVGTPDTATFVRRYRDEWIPLVGDRYPVPPPPPRTPEQDMVALHFHPERMIVPELAGHPAHLHIDLLPAYQGRGHGRRLIERFEQAVARAGAPGVHLGMVTANVRARGFYDRLGYTELPVPDPGPLTYLGKLLH from the coding sequence GTGCCTGAGATCCGTTCCTACCGCCCGGCCGACCTCGCGGCCGTCTACGACATCTGCGTGCGCACCGCCGACGCCGGCGGCGACGCCCGCGGCCGGTACTCCACCGACGATCTGATGGGCGATCTGTTCGCCGGCCCGTACGTGCACCTCGAACCGCGGTTCGCGTTCGTGCTCGACGACGGTGGCGACGCGGTCGGCTACGTGGTCGGGACCCCGGACACCGCCACGTTCGTGCGGCGCTACCGCGACGAGTGGATCCCCCTGGTCGGCGACCGGTACCCGGTGCCGCCGCCCCCGCCGCGCACGCCCGAGCAGGACATGGTCGCCCTGCACTTCCACCCGGAACGCATGATCGTCCCGGAGCTGGCCGGTCATCCGGCCCACCTGCACATCGACCTGCTCCCGGCCTACCAGGGCCGAGGTCACGGCCGCCGGCTGATCGAGCGCTTCGAACAGGCGGTGGCCCGGGCCGGGGCCCCCGGCGTGCACCTCGGCATGGTCACCGCCAACGTGCGCGCCCGCGGTTTCTACGACCGGCTCGGCTACACCGAGCTGCCGGTCCCCGACCCGGGTCCGCTCACCTACCTAGGCAAGCTCCTCCACTGA
- a CDS encoding carboxymuconolactone decarboxylase family protein has product MSDEYLPQVYQQFLDRFPEVAEAQGALARTVRERSPFDPRTERLLRLAMAIGAEAEGAVRSNVRKALQHGATLDEVRAVALGAITTCGFPTAIAAMGWIEEVAESK; this is encoded by the coding sequence ATGAGCGACGAGTACCTTCCCCAGGTGTACCAGCAGTTCCTCGACCGCTTCCCGGAAGTGGCCGAGGCACAGGGCGCGCTCGCGCGGACGGTGCGCGAGCGCAGCCCGTTCGACCCGCGTACCGAGCGCCTGCTGCGGCTGGCCATGGCGATCGGGGCGGAGGCCGAGGGGGCGGTGCGGTCCAATGTCCGTAAGGCGCTGCAGCACGGCGCCACGCTGGACGAGGTGCGTGCCGTGGCCCTGGGCGCGATCACGACGTGTGGTTTCCCCACCGCGATAGCCGCGATGGGCTGGATCGAGGAAGTCGCCGAATCGAAGTGA
- a CDS encoding nitrate reductase subunit alpha, with protein sequence MLAARRFLTRETVGDHGRTLHQVNGNDWDAFYRDRWKYDKVVRSTHGVNCTGSCSWNVFVRDGLITWEHQATDYPTTGPDSPDYEPRGCPRGASFSWYEYSPSRVRHPYLRGTLAEMFREARERLGDPVLAWAEIVENPLKARAYKSQRGRGGFVRASWEEAVEIAAAAHVYTTKTYGPDRVVGFSPIPAMSMASFAAGTRYHALLGGTLLSFYDWYADLPIASPQIWGDQTDVPEAGDWWNATYLMMWGSNIPVTRTPDAHFLAEARYKGTKVVAVSPDYADNVKFADDWLAPHPGTDGALAMAMGHVVLKEFFADRTVPYFEDYARRFTDLPFLVTVVDGRADRFLTAADLGEQGGEHKTVLVDSRTGELVVPNGSLGFRYAEPGRWNLDLGEVVPALGLTSDEAVEIELARFDIGDTEGGGVMTRGVPVRRVGEHLVTTVFDLVMAQYGVRRGDLPGQWPAGYDDADSPNTPAWQERITGVPAALAARIGREFARNAERSRGRSMIVLGAGANQWFHSDMTYRAFISLVTLTGCQGVNGGGWAHYVGQEKARPITGQQHMSFAFDWQRPMRHQASTPFWYLHTDQWRYERVPADELASPLGTGRLAGMAFADTVAAAQRMGWSPGHPFFNRNPLALADEADAAGLPVGEYIVGELRKGTLKTVAEDPDDPANFPRCLTLWRANLLGSSGKGNEYFMRHLLGVEGTATATECPPGERPRDVTWRAEAPIGKLDLLTAIDFRMTNTGLHADLVLPAATWYEKHDISTTDMHPFVHAFNPAVEPPGEAHADYDTFLALADRVSELAVTHLGTRTDVLAAPLQHDTPDELAMPSGRVRDWKFGECEPVPGRTMPKLVTVERDYTLIGQKMRTVGPLLDKLGTTTKAITVDVTEEIAYLKHQNGVIDGRPSLATADRMCEAILTLSGTTNGRVAHAGFAELEKRTGQPFTDLIEGHENDRITYADTQRAPQPVFTSPEWSGSEKGGRRYSPFTLNVERLKPWHTVTGRQHFFVEHDWVAELGEQLPAFRPPLNMARHFGKPGEAVDGGVTVRFLTPHAKWSIHSMYHDNELMLALSRGGPVIWMSVQDAQKIGVRDNEWIEAHNRNGVVVARAVVSHRMPEGTVFQYHSPERTVNVPKAEKSGRRGGYHNSMTRLLIKPTHLAGGHAQLTYAFNYYGPIGSQRDEITVIRRRTQEVQY encoded by the coding sequence CTGCTCGCGGCCCGCCGCTTCCTGACGCGCGAGACGGTCGGCGACCACGGCCGCACGCTGCACCAGGTGAACGGCAACGACTGGGACGCGTTCTACCGCGACCGCTGGAAGTACGACAAGGTGGTCCGCTCCACCCACGGTGTCAACTGCACCGGCTCGTGCTCGTGGAACGTCTTCGTCCGCGACGGGCTGATCACCTGGGAGCACCAGGCCACCGACTACCCGACGACCGGGCCGGACTCGCCCGACTACGAGCCCCGCGGCTGCCCGCGCGGCGCCTCCTTCTCCTGGTACGAGTACTCGCCGTCGCGGGTGCGCCACCCGTACCTGCGCGGCACCCTGGCCGAGATGTTCCGCGAGGCCCGGGAGCGGCTCGGCGACCCGGTGCTGGCCTGGGCGGAGATCGTGGAGAACCCGCTCAAGGCGCGGGCCTACAAGTCCCAGCGCGGCCGGGGCGGGTTCGTCCGGGCCAGCTGGGAGGAGGCCGTCGAGATCGCCGCGGCGGCGCACGTCTACACCACCAAGACGTACGGGCCGGACCGGGTGGTCGGGTTCTCCCCGATCCCGGCGATGTCGATGGCGTCGTTCGCGGCCGGGACCCGGTACCACGCGCTGCTCGGCGGGACGCTGCTGAGCTTCTACGACTGGTACGCCGACCTGCCGATCGCGTCGCCGCAGATCTGGGGCGACCAGACCGACGTGCCCGAGGCCGGCGACTGGTGGAACGCCACCTACCTGATGATGTGGGGCTCCAACATCCCGGTCACCCGCACCCCGGACGCGCACTTCCTGGCCGAGGCGCGGTACAAGGGGACCAAGGTGGTCGCGGTCAGCCCGGACTACGCCGACAACGTCAAGTTCGCCGACGACTGGCTGGCGCCGCACCCGGGCACCGACGGGGCCCTGGCCATGGCCATGGGCCACGTGGTGCTGAAGGAGTTCTTCGCCGACCGGACCGTGCCGTACTTCGAGGACTACGCCCGCAGGTTCACCGACCTGCCGTTCCTGGTCACCGTCGTGGATGGCCGGGCGGACCGGTTCCTGACCGCCGCGGACCTCGGCGAACAGGGCGGCGAGCACAAGACCGTGCTGGTCGACTCCCGCACCGGCGAGCTGGTCGTCCCCAACGGCTCGCTGGGCTTCCGCTACGCCGAGCCCGGCCGGTGGAACCTCGACCTGGGCGAGGTCGTCCCGGCGCTCGGCCTCACCTCGGACGAGGCGGTCGAGATCGAGCTCGCCCGCTTCGACATCGGCGACACCGAGGGCGGCGGCGTGATGACCCGCGGCGTCCCGGTCCGCCGGGTCGGCGAACACCTGGTCACCACGGTCTTCGACCTGGTCATGGCGCAGTACGGGGTGCGCCGCGGCGACCTGCCCGGACAGTGGCCGGCCGGGTACGACGACGCCGACAGCCCGAACACCCCGGCCTGGCAGGAGCGCATCACCGGCGTCCCGGCCGCGCTCGCCGCCCGGATCGGCCGGGAGTTCGCCCGCAACGCCGAGCGCAGCCGGGGCCGTTCGATGATCGTCCTGGGTGCCGGCGCCAACCAGTGGTTCCACTCCGACATGACCTACCGCGCGTTCATCTCGCTGGTCACCCTCACCGGCTGCCAGGGCGTGAACGGCGGCGGCTGGGCGCACTACGTCGGCCAGGAGAAGGCCCGGCCGATCACCGGACAGCAGCACATGTCGTTCGCGTTCGACTGGCAGCGGCCGATGCGGCACCAGGCCTCCACCCCGTTCTGGTACCTGCACACCGACCAGTGGCGCTACGAGCGGGTGCCGGCCGACGAGCTGGCCTCGCCGCTGGGCACCGGGCGGCTGGCCGGGATGGCGTTCGCCGACACGGTCGCCGCGGCGCAGCGGATGGGCTGGAGCCCGGGGCACCCGTTCTTCAACCGCAACCCGCTGGCGCTGGCCGACGAGGCCGACGCCGCCGGCCTGCCGGTCGGCGAGTACATCGTCGGCGAGCTGCGCAAGGGCACGCTCAAGACGGTCGCCGAGGACCCGGACGACCCGGCGAACTTCCCGCGCTGCCTCACCCTGTGGCGGGCCAACCTGCTCGGCTCCTCCGGCAAGGGCAACGAGTACTTCATGCGGCACCTGCTCGGCGTCGAGGGCACCGCCACCGCCACCGAGTGCCCGCCCGGCGAGCGTCCGCGCGACGTGACCTGGCGTGCCGAGGCGCCGATCGGCAAGCTGGACCTGCTCACCGCGATCGACTTCCGGATGACCAACACCGGCCTGCACGCCGACCTGGTGCTGCCGGCCGCCACCTGGTACGAGAAGCACGACATCTCGACCACCGACATGCACCCGTTCGTGCACGCGTTCAACCCGGCGGTGGAGCCGCCCGGCGAGGCGCACGCCGACTACGACACCTTCCTGGCGCTGGCCGACCGGGTGAGCGAGCTGGCCGTGACGCACCTGGGCACGCGCACCGACGTGCTGGCCGCCCCGCTGCAGCACGACACCCCGGACGAGCTGGCGATGCCCAGCGGCCGGGTGCGCGACTGGAAGTTCGGCGAGTGCGAGCCGGTGCCCGGTCGGACCATGCCGAAGCTGGTCACCGTCGAGCGTGACTACACGCTGATCGGGCAGAAGATGCGCACCGTCGGCCCGCTGCTGGACAAGCTGGGCACCACCACCAAGGCGATCACCGTGGACGTGACCGAGGAGATCGCGTACCTCAAGCACCAGAACGGCGTGATCGACGGCCGGCCCTCGCTGGCCACCGCCGACCGGATGTGCGAGGCGATCCTCACCCTGTCCGGGACCACCAACGGGCGGGTCGCCCACGCCGGCTTCGCCGAGCTGGAGAAGCGCACCGGCCAGCCGTTCACCGACCTGATCGAGGGTCACGAGAACGACCGGATCACCTACGCGGACACCCAGCGGGCGCCGCAGCCGGTGTTCACCAGCCCGGAGTGGTCCGGCTCGGAGAAGGGCGGGCGCCGCTACTCGCCGTTCACCCTCAACGTGGAGCGGCTCAAGCCGTGGCACACGGTGACCGGGCGGCAGCACTTCTTCGTCGAGCACGACTGGGTCGCCGAGCTGGGCGAGCAGCTGCCGGCCTTCCGGCCGCCGCTGAACATGGCGCGGCACTTCGGCAAGCCGGGCGAGGCGGTGGACGGCGGGGTGACCGTACGGTTCCTGACCCCGCACGCCAAGTGGTCGATCCACTCGATGTACCACGACAACGAGCTGATGCTGGCGCTCTCCCGCGGCGGCCCGGTGATCTGGATGAGCGTGCAGGACGCGCAGAAGATCGGCGTACGCGACAACGAGTGGATCGAGGCGCACAACCGCAACGGCGTCGTGGTGGCCCGCGCGGTCGTCTCGCACCGGATGCCCGAGGGCACCGTCTTCCAGTACCACTCGCCGGAACGCACGGTGAACGTCCCCAAGGCGGAGAAGTCCGGCCGCCGCGGTGGCTACCACAACTCGATGACCCGGCTGCTGATCAAGCCGACCCACCTGGCCGGCGGGCACGCCCAGCTGACCTACGCCTTCAACTACTACGGCCCGATCGGCAGCCAGCGCGACGAGATCACCGTGATCCGCCGCCGTACCCAGGAGGTTCAGTACTGA
- a CDS encoding threonine aldolase family protein, giving the protein MADDVRARRIAAMRGCDRLLSGARPATVRDRLAELSAAAGGELMPDFYGDGLVAELEDRVAALLGTEAAVFFPTGTMAQQVALRYGAELTGRRAVALHPLGHQEVYERRAYADLTGLRAVHPTAAPRNPTAAEIAALAEPVSTVVFELPVRDAGFVLPTWSELTEACDAARAAGARVHFDGARIWESTPYLGHGLAAIAGRADSTYVSFYKTLGGLGGAALAGTTALARYARAWRHRYGGQLFQQWPAALTALIGLERELPRIPDYVRHAGTVAAALAELPGAVVFPRPPHTHQFRLWLPHPAGLLDRAALALAEEEKVWFAGGWRDTGVPGHAMTEITVLEPALEWSARDVVETGTRLLDRIQH; this is encoded by the coding sequence GTGGCAGATGATGTACGGGCGCGGCGGATCGCCGCGATGCGCGGGTGTGACCGGCTGCTCTCCGGGGCGCGGCCGGCCACCGTGCGGGACCGGCTGGCCGAGCTGAGCGCGGCCGCCGGCGGTGAGCTGATGCCGGACTTCTACGGCGACGGCCTCGTCGCCGAGCTGGAGGACCGGGTGGCCGCCCTGCTCGGGACCGAGGCCGCGGTGTTCTTCCCGACCGGCACCATGGCGCAGCAGGTGGCGCTCCGCTACGGCGCCGAGCTCACCGGCCGCCGGGCGGTCGCCCTGCACCCGCTCGGGCACCAGGAGGTGTACGAGCGCCGCGCCTACGCCGACCTGACCGGCCTGCGCGCCGTGCACCCCACCGCCGCGCCGCGCAACCCGACCGCCGCGGAGATCGCCGCGCTGGCCGAGCCGGTTTCGACGGTGGTGTTCGAGCTGCCCGTGCGGGACGCCGGTTTCGTGCTGCCCACCTGGTCCGAGCTGACCGAGGCGTGTGACGCGGCCCGGGCGGCCGGCGCCCGCGTGCACTTCGACGGGGCGCGGATCTGGGAGTCCACGCCGTACCTGGGACACGGCCTGGCGGCGATCGCCGGCCGGGCGGACAGCACGTACGTCTCCTTCTACAAGACCCTGGGCGGTCTGGGCGGCGCGGCGCTGGCCGGGACCACCGCCCTCGCCCGGTACGCCCGCGCCTGGCGCCACCGTTACGGCGGGCAGCTGTTCCAGCAGTGGCCCGCAGCGCTGACCGCGCTGATCGGGCTGGAGCGGGAGCTGCCTCGGATCCCGGACTACGTGCGGCACGCCGGCACGGTCGCGGCCGCGCTGGCGGAACTGCCCGGCGCCGTGGTGTTCCCGCGGCCGCCGCACACCCACCAGTTCCGGCTCTGGCTGCCGCACCCGGCCGGTCTGCTGGACCGGGCCGCCCTGGCCCTGGCCGAGGAGGAGAAGGTCTGGTTCGCCGGCGGCTGGCGTGACACCGGGGTGCCGGGCCACGCGATGACCGAGATCACCGTGCTCGAACCGGCCCTGGAGTGGTCCGCGCGTGACGTCGTCGAAACGGGTACCCGTCTGCTGGATCGGATTCAACATTGA
- a CDS encoding cysteine hydrolase family protein translates to MTTPSGRPGTALLVIDVQNGVVDKAWQRDAVIANIATLVARARAGQVPVIWVQHSDDEDLRLGSDPWEYVPELPPADGEPVVHKRYGDAFEATDLEERLAERGVGRLVVAGAASDGCIRCTIHGAFTRGYGVTLVSDAHTTQDLTRWGAPSPDQVIAHTNMYWNYQSAPGRTAGTVETAGVSFTAA, encoded by the coding sequence ATGACGACCCCCTCCGGCCGCCCCGGCACCGCGCTGCTCGTCATCGACGTGCAGAACGGCGTGGTGGACAAGGCCTGGCAGCGCGACGCGGTGATCGCCAACATCGCCACCCTGGTCGCCCGGGCCCGGGCCGGGCAGGTGCCGGTGATCTGGGTGCAGCACTCCGACGACGAGGATCTGCGGCTCGGCAGCGACCCGTGGGAGTACGTGCCCGAGCTGCCCCCGGCCGACGGCGAGCCGGTGGTGCACAAGAGGTACGGCGACGCGTTCGAGGCCACCGACCTCGAGGAGCGCCTCGCCGAGCGGGGTGTGGGCCGGCTCGTGGTGGCCGGCGCGGCGTCCGACGGGTGCATCCGCTGCACCATCCACGGCGCCTTCACCCGGGGCTACGGCGTGACCCTGGTCAGCGACGCGCACACCACGCAGGACCTGACCCGCTGGGGCGCGCCGAGTCCCGACCAGGTGATCGCGCACACCAACATGTATTGGAACTATCAGAGCGCGCCCGGCCGCACCGCCGGGACGGTGGAGACCGCGGGGGTCAGCTTCACGGCCGCGTGA
- the narI gene encoding respiratory nitrate reductase subunit gamma — protein MNTLIWVVLPYACLAVFVAGHVWRWRHDQFGWTTHTSQLLENRLLRLGSPMFHLGAFGVIAGHAMGLLIPASATSALGIPEHLYHEVAVWGGTITGVVMVAGLALLIARRFVSGRVRRVTTTMDKVLYVFLAAMVVLGMTATVGENLFGPGYDYRETIAVWFRGVFWFQPHTSLMTGAPLVYQLHAIGGFLFLALWPFTRLVHVWSAPLAYLWRPYVVYRARRGAAPAGPPAPAVVRDAGRRPVRSGH, from the coding sequence ATGAACACCCTGATCTGGGTCGTGCTGCCCTACGCCTGCCTGGCGGTCTTCGTGGCCGGGCACGTCTGGCGCTGGCGGCACGACCAGTTCGGCTGGACCACGCACACCAGCCAGCTGCTGGAGAACCGGCTGCTGCGGCTGGGCTCACCGATGTTCCACCTCGGGGCGTTCGGGGTGATCGCCGGGCACGCGATGGGCCTGCTCATCCCGGCCTCGGCGACCTCGGCGCTGGGCATCCCGGAGCACCTCTACCACGAGGTCGCGGTCTGGGGCGGCACGATCACCGGCGTGGTGATGGTGGCCGGGCTGGCCCTGCTGATCGCGCGCCGCTTCGTCAGCGGGCGGGTCCGGCGGGTCACCACGACGATGGACAAGGTCCTGTACGTCTTCCTGGCCGCCATGGTCGTGCTCGGGATGACCGCGACGGTCGGTGAGAACCTGTTCGGGCCCGGCTACGACTACCGGGAGACGATCGCGGTGTGGTTCCGCGGCGTCTTCTGGTTCCAGCCGCACACCTCGCTGATGACCGGCGCGCCGCTGGTGTACCAGCTGCACGCGATCGGCGGATTCCTGTTCCTGGCGCTGTGGCCGTTCACCCGGCTGGTGCACGTGTGGTCGGCGCCGCTGGCCTACCTGTGGCGGCCGTACGTCGTCTACCGCGCCCGGCGCGGGGCGGCGCCCGCGGGACCGCCGGCGCCGGCGGTGGTCCGCGACGCCGGGCGGCGCCCGGTCCGCTCCGGTCACTGA
- a CDS encoding HPF/RaiA family ribosome-associated protein codes for MSAVANPATVQECLRVGAGFSQGDLNWIAELFSPLDARLSGFHADTTALYISVKNREAAGQKVTLESTIGGREKIVTTSSEDDLHAAIMDVRDDLRRRLNDSRTKHEPRHNRHLREVPQPESVEELA; via the coding sequence ATGAGCGCAGTCGCCAACCCGGCCACCGTCCAGGAGTGCCTGCGGGTGGGCGCCGGCTTCTCGCAGGGCGACCTTAACTGGATCGCCGAGCTGTTCAGCCCGCTCGACGCCCGGCTCTCCGGCTTCCACGCCGACACCACCGCGCTGTACATCTCGGTGAAGAACCGGGAGGCCGCCGGGCAGAAGGTGACCCTGGAGTCCACGATCGGAGGCCGGGAGAAGATCGTCACGACCTCGTCGGAGGACGACCTGCACGCGGCGATCATGGATGTGCGCGACGACCTGCGCCGCCGGCTCAACGACTCGCGGACCAAGCACGAGCCGCGCCACAACCGCCACCTGCGCGAGGTTCCGCAGCCCGAGTCAGTGGAGGAGCTTGCCTAG
- a CDS encoding class I SAM-dependent methyltransferase yields MAAAGRDLVGEARLVDAMVPRGARILDAGCGPGRLGGYLSSIGHDVTGVDLDPELIAAAVADHPGPRWLVGDLSELSLPGPPFDAIVCAGNVMTFAAPDTRVEILRRFARHLAPGGRAAIGFGAGRGYPFDEFLADAVAAGLTPDLLLSTWDLRPFTPEADFLVAVLRHP; encoded by the coding sequence ATGGCCGCCGCCGGCCGCGACCTGGTCGGTGAGGCGCGGCTGGTCGACGCGATGGTGCCGCGCGGCGCCCGCATCCTGGACGCCGGCTGCGGCCCCGGCCGGCTCGGCGGCTACCTGTCCTCGATCGGCCACGACGTCACCGGCGTCGACCTGGACCCGGAGCTGATCGCCGCCGCCGTCGCCGACCACCCGGGCCCGCGGTGGCTGGTCGGCGACCTGTCCGAGCTGTCGCTGCCCGGGCCGCCCTTCGACGCCATCGTCTGCGCCGGCAACGTGATGACCTTCGCCGCGCCGGACACCCGCGTCGAGATCCTCCGCCGGTTCGCGCGGCACCTGGCCCCCGGTGGCCGCGCGGCGATCGGCTTCGGCGCGGGCCGCGGCTACCCCTTCGACGAGTTCCTCGCCGACGCCGTGGCCGCCGGCCTGACCCCGGACCTGCTGCTGAGCACCTGGGATCTGCGACCCTTCACGCCCGAGGCGGACTTCCTGGTGGCCGTGCTGCGCCACCCCTGA
- the narJ gene encoding nitrate reductase molybdenum cofactor assembly chaperone: MTASPADRARIFQLASLLLTYPDAELLGAGAPLRAAALEIGHEGARTLLRAFLDEFLSGTLIEAQRHYVQTFDLRRKSGLYLTYYLHGDTRKRGMALLMLKQRYRAHGLRLDGGELPDLLPVVLEFAATAGPGDGEAPLRQHRQGLELLRAALGESGSAYAKVLEAVCAVLPELSDADRAAVAALAFDGPPVETVGLDSLGQGPDLAPYATYATCSAAEVSR, encoded by the coding sequence ATGACCGCTTCACCCGCCGACCGGGCCCGGATCTTCCAGCTCGCGTCGCTGCTGCTCACCTACCCGGACGCGGAGCTGCTCGGCGCCGGCGCGCCACTGCGGGCGGCGGCGCTGGAGATCGGGCACGAGGGCGCCCGGACGCTGCTGCGCGCATTCCTCGACGAGTTCCTGAGCGGCACCCTGATCGAGGCGCAGCGGCACTACGTGCAGACGTTCGACCTGCGCCGCAAGTCGGGCCTCTACCTGACGTACTACCTGCACGGCGACACCCGCAAGCGGGGGATGGCGCTGCTCATGCTGAAGCAGCGGTACCGCGCGCACGGGCTGCGGCTCGACGGCGGCGAGCTGCCCGACCTGCTGCCGGTGGTGCTGGAGTTCGCCGCGACGGCCGGACCCGGGGACGGGGAGGCGCCGCTGCGCCAGCACCGGCAGGGGCTGGAGCTGCTGCGCGCCGCCCTGGGCGAGAGCGGTTCGGCGTACGCCAAGGTGCTCGAAGCCGTCTGTGCCGTCCTGCCGGAACTCTCCGACGCCGACCGGGCCGCCGTGGCGGCCCTCGCCTTCGACGGGCCGCCGGTGGAGACCGTCGGTCTCGACTCCCTGGGCCAGGGACCCGACCTGGCGCCCTACGCCACCTACGCCACCTGCTCCGCCGCGGAGGTCTCCCGATGA